One stretch of Armigeres subalbatus isolate Guangzhou_Male chromosome 2, GZ_Asu_2, whole genome shotgun sequence DNA includes these proteins:
- the LOC134217562 gene encoding dynein axonemal assembly factor 6 isoform X1 — protein MMNANSLKQLQSLFKSAAGESDSEEEDSAGGAKQLGPGDIAATVKSKQNRKRNQNPEEHVKSCSYAPLQNAAISDPKTIEEWENQQEAECETLFETRHAPEYKISYKQTVGTEDLFLQMSGKNPSTASCENMIVEVFLSGEKGVGIHHIDLTVLEQRILVKSPKYYLDLQLPQKINPEKGNAAWLSEEKILKLTLKMEREYDFVNF, from the exons ATGATGAATGCAAATAGCTTAAAGCAGCTTCAGAGCCTGTTCAAATCTGCAGCTGGTGAAAGCGACTCTGAAGAAGAGGATAGTGCTGGAGGAGCCAAACAGTTAG GTCCGGGTGATATTGCAGCGACGGTGAAGTCGAAACAAAATCGGAAGCGAAATCAAAACCCTGAAGAACACGTGAAAAGTTGCTCATATGCTCCATTACAAAATGCAGCAATATCAGACCCTAAAACAATCGAAGAGTGGGAGAATCAACAGGAAGCGGAATGTGAGACTTTATTTGAGACTCGTCACGCACCAGAGTATAAAATATCCTACAAGCAAACGGTTGGAACCGAGGACCTTTTCCTGCAGATGAGTGGCAAAAATCCCTCCACGGCCAGCTGTGAGAACATGATCGTTGAAGTGTTTCTATCGGGAGAAAAGGGGGTCGGAATACATCACATCGATCTTACAGTGTTGGAGCAACGAATCTTGGTAAAGTCGCCAAAATACTACCTGGATCTTCAGTTACCTCAGAAAATTAATCCGGAAAAGGGCAACGCTGCCTGGCTATCAGAAGAGAAAATACTTAAACTTACTCTCAAGATGGAGCGAGAGTATGATTTTGTGAACTTTTGA
- the LOC134217562 gene encoding dynein axonemal assembly factor 6 isoform X2, whose protein sequence is MMNANSLKQLQSLFKSAAGESDSEEEDSAGGAKQLATVKSKQNRKRNQNPEEHVKSCSYAPLQNAAISDPKTIEEWENQQEAECETLFETRHAPEYKISYKQTVGTEDLFLQMSGKNPSTASCENMIVEVFLSGEKGVGIHHIDLTVLEQRILVKSPKYYLDLQLPQKINPEKGNAAWLSEEKILKLTLKMEREYDFVNF, encoded by the exons ATGATGAATGCAAATAGCTTAAAGCAGCTTCAGAGCCTGTTCAAATCTGCAGCTGGTGAAAGCGACTCTGAAGAAGAGGATAGTGCTGGAGGAGCCAAACAGTTAG CGACGGTGAAGTCGAAACAAAATCGGAAGCGAAATCAAAACCCTGAAGAACACGTGAAAAGTTGCTCATATGCTCCATTACAAAATGCAGCAATATCAGACCCTAAAACAATCGAAGAGTGGGAGAATCAACAGGAAGCGGAATGTGAGACTTTATTTGAGACTCGTCACGCACCAGAGTATAAAATATCCTACAAGCAAACGGTTGGAACCGAGGACCTTTTCCTGCAGATGAGTGGCAAAAATCCCTCCACGGCCAGCTGTGAGAACATGATCGTTGAAGTGTTTCTATCGGGAGAAAAGGGGGTCGGAATACATCACATCGATCTTACAGTGTTGGAGCAACGAATCTTGGTAAAGTCGCCAAAATACTACCTGGATCTTCAGTTACCTCAGAAAATTAATCCGGAAAAGGGCAACGCTGCCTGGCTATCAGAAGAGAAAATACTTAAACTTACTCTCAAGATGGAGCGAGAGTATGATTTTGTGAACTTTTGA